The sequence below is a genomic window from Mycobacterium heidelbergense.
TCTCCCCCGACAGCATCAGCGCGTCGGCGCCGTCGAGCACGGCATTGGCCACATCGGAGGCCTCGGCCCGCGTCGGCCGCGAGTTTTCGATCATCGAGTCGAGCATCTGGGTCGCCACGATGACGGGTTTGGCGTTCTCCCTGGCCATCTGGATGGCCCGCTTCTGCACCAGCGGAACCTCTTCCAGCGGCAGCTCGACACCCAGGTCGCCACGCGCCACCATGATGCCGTCAAAGGCCAGCACGATCGCTTCGAGATTGTCGACGGCTTCTGGCTTCTCCAGCTTGGCGATCACCGGCACCCGCCGCCCGATCCGATCCATCACCTCGTGCACCAGCTCAACGTCGGACGGCGACCGCACGAAGGACAGCGCGACCAGGTCGACACCAAGGTCGAGCGCGAAGTTGAGATCGTCGATGTCCTTGTCCGACAAGGCCGGTGCGGACACGTTCATGCCCGGCAGCGACATGCCCTTGTTGTTGCTGACCGGACCGCCCTCGACGACGGTGCAGATCACGTCGTCGCCGTCGATGTCGTCGACCACCAGCCCGACCTTGCCGTCGTCGACCAGGACCCGGTCGCCGACCGCGGCGTCCCTGGCCAGCCTTTTGTACGTGGTCGACACCCGGTCATGGCTGCCTTCGCAGTCGGCGGCGGTGATCCGGATGGTTTCACCGTCGGCCCAGAACGTGGGCCCCGTGGCGAAGCGCCCCAGCCGGATCTTGGGACCCTGCAGGTCGGCGAGCACCCCGACCGCACGGCCCGTCGCGTCCGACGCCGCCCGCACCCGGTCGTAGGCGGCCTTGTGATCGGCGTGGTCGCCGTGACTGAAGTTCATTCGAGCGACGTCCATTCCGGCCTCTACCAGCGCCAGAATCAGCTCGTCGGAATTAGTTGCAGGGCCAAGGGTGCAGACGATCTTCCCGCGTCTACTCACGCCGAACCAGCATAGTCGTGCGGGATCACGGCAGCCCGAGTTCACCGATTCGACGCACCCCGGCTACCCGCCGAGAACGGTCGGCACCAACGGAAAGCCAGGAAGATTGCGCAGCACCGTCCACGCTGCCGCCACGATGACGAGCGTCACAGTCGCCGGTATCGGCAGCGACGAGTGACCGTGGCGGCGGCGAATCAGGATCCATCCGGCCAGCATCGGGATGCCCAGCAGCAGGAAGACGTTGTCGTTGATGCTGGCCGCCAGGTCACCGTGCAGCAGGTCATGGGTCATCCGAAGCCCACCGCAGAAGGGGCAGTTCCAGCCGGTGAGCCATTTGAACGGGCACAGCGGGTACACCGAATTCGTGTTGTGCGGGTCGACCAGACCGACATAGCCGAGCGCGCCGGCCAGCGCCACGCCGGTGGCCGCCGCGGTGTAGCGGTGATGACGATGCGCACCGAGCCGGGGCTGGTTGGTCACGTTTTTCAGCATGCCAGATCCACGAAGCTTCCACCGAAGGTCGGTCTGGCTATCTTGCGGGCTACGGGTCTTCGTCGTTGTGGTGGTGGAATCGTTCTGGGTGGTGGAAGGGGTTGGTTCGTGGTTGTCCGTGGTCGAGGTGGGGTGGGGGGATCCATTCGGTGTCGCCGTGGGCGTTGGTGCGGGTGGTCCAGCCCTCTTCGGCGAGGCGGTTATCGGGGCCGCAGGCCAGGGCGAGGTCGTTGATGTGGGTGCGCCGGGTGTTCTGCCAGCCGCGCACGTGGTGGACTTGGCTGTGGTAGGCCGGTGCGGTACAGCCCGGCTTGGTGCATCCTCTGTCTTTGGCGTAGAGCATGATGCGCTGGGCGGGGGAGGCGAATCGTTTGGTGTGATACAGCGCCAGCGGTTTGGCGTTGTCGAAAAGGGCCAGGTAGTGATGCGCGTGGCTGGCCATGCGAATCACATCACTGAGGGGCAGCAGCGAGCCGCCCCCGGTGTGGGCCTTGCCCGCCCCGGCTTCCAGGTCCTTGAGCGTGGTGGTCACGACGATCGACACGGGCAACCCGTTGTGCTGGCCCAGCTTGCCGGAGGCCAGCAGGGCGCGCAGCCCGGCCAACAGACCGTCATGGTTGCGCTGAGCCTGGGAGCGGGTGTCGCGGCGCACCGCCTCCTCCCCCGGTGTCGCATCAACGACCGGGGTGTCATCCTCGGGGTTGCACGCGCCGGGGGCGGCCAGCTTGGCCAACACCGCCTCCATGGTGGCTCGGGCCTCGGGGGTCAAATAGCCGCTCAGCCGTGACATCCCGTCGAATTCCTGCTTACCGACCGTGAGGGCGCGTCTGCGGGCGCGTTCGGCATCGTTGAATTCCCCGTCGGGATGAAGCCAGTCCATGACCCGCCGGGCATATGTGGCCAACTCATCAGGGCGATAATGGCTAGCTTTGTCGGCCAGATCGGCCTCGGCGGCCTCCCGAGTGAACAGGTCCACCTCGGCGGGCAGGTGCGCGAAGAAGCTGCGGATCACCGTGATATGCCCCTGGCCGATGAGCCCCTGGCGTTGGGCGGTCGCGGTGGCGCCCAGTTGCGGCGCCAAAGACTCTCCGGTTAGGGCGCGACGCTCCCCCAAATCTTTAGCTTCCCCGATCCGCCGACCGGCCTCGGCCCTGGTGATGTGTAGCCGGTCGGCCAGCGCCGAACGCAACGTGCCCCCCAACTCCTCATCACCGGCTTGGGCGTCGAGTTGATTGATCAACTGATGCCCCGGCACACGCAGCCGGCGGGTTTCCTGTTCGAGGCGCTCCAGCAACGCCAGCCGCTCGGGAGTCGTCAACGCGTCATAGGAATGCTCGATAACACGCGACACCGCCGCACGCAGCACATCAAAGTCCTCCCGGACCTCCTCGCGCGTGCTCGAACCCATACCCCAAACTCTACGAAGCACCACTGACAAGAATCACCGCAATGTGACCACTGAAACCAAAGTGACACAAGGGATCACAACATCCACCTGGGGCCGCCACCAGTCGTGTGAAAAGCGCGCCTTTCGCGCCACAACCCAACGCTGGACGGGTTACTAGCGGACCCCTCGGTTCCTCAGTCGGAAGCCGAATCGCCGCCGGGTTGAGCCGCCAGTGTCCGATGTCGTCGCGTCATCGACGGGGGTTTCGTCGGCTACCTCTTCCGTGTCGGAGCCCGATTCGCTTGCCGCGTCGTCTTGCGCGGCCTCTTCGGCCACGCCTTCCGGTCCCGATGACTCTGAATCAGCCTCGGGCTCTTCGACTTCAGGCTCTGGGGCTTGAAGCTCCGGTTCCTCCGTCTTGGCCACTTCGGACTCTTCGGCTTCGGCTTCGGCCTCCTGGACTTCGGTTTTGGCCTCGTCGACTTGCTCCTCCGACGCCTCGATCTCGGTCTCCGATTCTGCGGCTTCGGCTTCTGGTCCTTCGGCCTTGGCCGCTTCGGTCTCGTCGGCTTCAGCCTCAGCCACGGCGGCTTCCGCCTCCGTGACATCGGGCTCTTCGGCCTCGGCCTCGTCGCCACCTTCGCCGCCGCCAAACGCGGCCGCCCCGGCCGTCGCCGCGGCCGAAGCGACGATCGCCGGCTCGGGCTCTGGTGTTTCGTCGGCAACGTGATCGGTGCCGCGCAGACTCTCGGGATCCTCGCGGCCCTTCGGCGCCAAAATGATGTACACCACGGCCCCGATGAACACGAACGTCGATGTGAACACGTTGATCCGGATTCCGGCGATGTGTGTGGCGGCGTCGTTGCGCAGCAGCTCGACGCCGAAGCGCCCGATGCAGTAGCCGGCCACATAGAGCGCGAACAGCCGCCCGTGGCCCAGCCTGAAGCGTCGGTCCACATAGATCAATGCGACAAAAACCAGGACGTTCCAAATCAATTCGTAGAGGAACGTGGGTTGCACGACGAACGCGACCTGCCCCGTCGAGACGCCGTCGAGCGAATGTGGGTCGACGTAGCCGGACGGGTCTCGCCGGTAGAAGACCTCCAAGCCCCACGGCATCGTTGTTTCCCTGCCGTAGAGTTCCTGGTTGAAATAGTTGCCGAGCCGACCGATGGCCTGCGCCAGGATGATTCCCGGCGCGATCGCGTCGGCGAAGGCCGGCAGCGGGATCCCGCGGCGCCGAACGCCGATCCACGCGCCGACACCCCCGAGGGCTACCGCGCCCCAGATGCCCAGGCCGCCGTCCCAGATCCGCAGCGCCGCACCGAGCCCGGCGCCGCCCGGCCCCCAGTAGGTCCGCCAGTCGGTGGCCAGGTGATAGAGCCGGCCGCCCACCAGCCCGAACGGCACGGCCCACAACGCGATGTCGTAGATCACGCCGCGCTGGCCACCGCGGGCCTCCCACCGCCGGTCGCCGATCACCAGGCAGACCACGATGCCGGTGATGATGAACAGCGCGTAGGCGCGAATAGGCAACGGCCCCAGGTGCCATACGCCCTGTGGCGGGCTGGGGAAATAGACCGGCGGCATCGTCATGAGGCGGCCGCCCTTTGCCGCACGCCGACGGCCAGTTCCCCGGTCAGCGCGCGCAATGCGGGCAAACCACCGTCGCCCAGCGCCGACACCAGCGCCGATCCGACGATGACGCCGTCGGCGTAGCTGCCGATCTGCGCGGCCTGTTCCCGCGACCGCACCCCAAGCCCGACGCCGACGGGTATGTCGGACACCGCCCTCACCCTGCTCACCAATGCGGGTGCCGCCTGCGACACCGCGTCACGCGCCCCGGTGACACCCATCGTCGATGCCGCGTAGACGAATCCGCGCGATGCCTCGACCGTGGCCACCAGGCGCTGCGGCGTCGAGGACGGCGCCACCAGGAATATGCGATCCAATCGATGCTCCTCCGATGCCGCCAGCCACTGTTCCGCTTCGTCGGGGATGAGGTCGGGAGTGATCAGGCCGTGCCCGCCGGCCGCCGCGAGGTCCCGCGCGAACGCGTCAACACCGTAGCGCAGCACCGGATTCCAGTAGGTCATCACCACGGCGCGTCCGCCTGCCAGGCCGATCGCCTCGACGGCGGCCAGCGTGTCCCGGACGCGCACTCCCCCGCGCAGCGCGGCCTCGGTCGCCCTGGCGATGGTCGGGCCGTCCATGCCCGGATCCGAATAGGGGACCCCGACTTCGATGATGTCGCAACCGGATTCGACGAGCGCGGTCATCGCGTCCACGGAGGTGGGCACGTCGGGGTATCCGGTTGGCAGGTAGCCGATGAGCGCCGCGCGATTGTCCTTGCGGCACGCGGCGAAGATTGGGCCCAGCCGACTTGCTGCGGTCATTGCTTGCCCCGGTCCAGGAGCCCGAACCACTTCGCGGCCGTCTCGACGTCCTTGTCGCCGCGGCCCGACAGGTTCACCACGATGATCGCGTCCCGTCCCAGCTCGACACCCAGCTTGAGGGCACCGGCGACCGCGTGCGCGGATTCGATGGCCGGGATGATGCCTTCGGTGCGGCATAGCAGGCCGAACGCGTCCATCGCCTCGGCGTCGGTGATCGGCCGGTATTCGGCGCGTCCGGTTTCCCTGAGCCAGGCGTGTTCGGGGCCCACCCCCGGGTAATCCAAACCCGCCGAGATCGAATGGGATTCGATGGTCTGACCGTCCTCGTCCTGCAGCAGGTAGGAGAACGATCCCTGGAAAGCCCCGGGTGAGCCGCCGGTGAATGTCGCGGCGTGCCGGCCGGTTTCGACGCCGTCGCCGGCGGCCTCGAATCCGACCAGCCGCACGCCGGGGTCATCGATAAACGCGTGGAAGATCCCGATGGCGTTGGACCCGCCGCCGACGCACGCCGTGACCGCGTCGGGCAACCGGCCCGCCTGTGCCCGGATCTGAACCCGGGTCTCCAGGCCGATGATGCGCTGAAAATCGCGCACCATGGTCGGAAACGGGTGGGGCCCGGCCGCGGTGCCGAAGCAGTAATACGTGTTGTCGGCGTTGGTGACCCAATCCCGGAAGGCCTCGTTGATCGCGTCCTTGAGCGTTTTCGAGCCGCTCTCGACGGAGACGACCTCGGCGCCCAGCAGCCGCATCCGGGCCACGTTGAGCGCCTGGCGCTCGGTGTCGACGGCGCCCATGTAGATCACGCAATCCAGGCCGAGCAGGGCGCACGCGGTGGCCGTGGCGACGCCGTGCTGACCGGCTCCGGTCTCGGCGATCACCCGGGTCTTGCCCATCCTCTGAGCCAGCAACGCCTGGCCAAGGACGTTGTTGATCTTGTGAGAGCCGGTGTGGTTCAGGTCTTCTCGCTTGAGGAAGATGCGCGCGCCGCCGGCGTGCTCGCCCAGCCGGGCGGCCTCATACAGCGGCGAGGGCCGGCCCGCGTAGTTGGCCTGCAGGTTATCCAGCGTGTCCAGAAAATCCGGGTTGACGCGTTCCTTGTCGTAGGCGGCGGTGACCTCCTCGATCACCGCCATCAGCGCCTCGGCGACGTAGCGGCCACCGTAAACGCCGAAATGACCACCCGGATCGGGGTCGTGGCGGGTGGGTTCGGCGATGGCCGCACTCGAAAGCGGAAGCTCCGGGCGGGACAGATCCACCATCACCAATGCTCAACGCGCGGGCGGCTCATCGGCGGCTAGCGAGCCGGTTTCGGGCAGGACGGATGGGTGCCCGCGGTGACCAGGTCGGCAACCGCCGCGCGCGGGTCACCGCTTTTGACCAGACCCTCACCGACCAATACGGCGTCGGCACCCGCGCCGGCATACGCCAGTAGGTCGCCGGTGCCACGGACCCCGGACTCGGCGACCCTGATCACGTTGCTGGGCAGCCCGGGAGCGATGCGCGCGAAGCAATCCCGGTCCACCTCGAGCGTCGTGAGATCGCGGGCGTTGACGCCGATCACGTTGGCCCCCGCCCTCAGCGCCCGGTCGGCCTCTTGCTCGGTGTGCACTTCGACGAGGGCCGTCATACCGAGCGATTCCGTGCGGTCCAGCATCGACACCAGCGCCGACTGGTCCAGCGCGGCGACGATGAGCAACAACATGTCGGCGCCGTGCGCGCGTGCCTCGTGGATCTGGTAGGGCTGCACCACAAAGTCCTTGCGCAACAACGGAATTGAGACGGAAGCACGCACCGCGTCGAGGTCGTCGAGCGAGCCGCGGAAACGTCGTTCCTCGGTCAGGACGCTGATGATCCGGGCGCCGCCCTCTTCGTAGGCGCGGGCCAGCTTCGCCGGATCGGCAATGGGCGCCAACGAACCCGCCGACGGACTGGCGCGCTTGACCTCGGCGATGACGCCGATGCCGGGCTCGCGCAGGGCGGCCATCACGTCCAGCGGTGGCGGCGCCGCGGCGGCGGCCGCTTTGATCTCGGGCAGGCTGATAACGGCTTCGCGCGCGGCAACGTCGGCCCGGACTCCCTCGAGGATGGAGTCAAGCACGGACGCCGGACTCATGCCTGTCGTTCCTCCCACTCCCAACCCACTGCCACGCCGTCACTCGGGCGGTTTCGATGACGTCCATGAAGGGTAGCGACCGTCGGCTCGCGGCCCGTCACCGACCCTCGGTGTCAGACCCGCGGGGCCGATCGGTCGGGTCGCGTCCCTCGTCAAGCGCATCCCATATCATCCGCTCCGACATCTCCGGCGTTTCCGGTCGCTCCAGCATCGCGCCGTCGGCGCCTTCGCGTAGCACATTGGACCGACGGGTCGCCGGCGCGGCGTATTTCGTGGCGCTTTCGCGGGCCGACCTGGAGTCCGAGGCCGACCGCATCAGCAGGACGGCCGCGATCAGGGTGCACACCGACGCGGCGACCGCCAGCCCCGCCCCCCAGTACCGCCGCTCGGTTCCCACCAGCGACATCACCGAGACGTGCGCCAGGTCGGCGCCGCGCATCGCCACGTCCGGAATCACCCACAGGCTGACCCCCAGATAGCCGACCGCGAGGCTGGCCGCCGCCAGCAGGCCCGCCAGCGCCCGCAGCGGCCGGCCGCGCACCGCGAGCGCCGCGACGGCGGCGGCCAGCATGAGCAGCGCCAACGGCAGCAGCGCCGTCGACCAGGACGCGCCCGACAGGGTCACCTCCTTGGGCTGGCCCAGCCCGTCGAACGAGCGGATGACGACCCACGGCAGCCTCGACGCCGCCCACAGCGCGCCGGCGGCGACCGCCAGCAGCAGCTGGGCTATCCGAATCGCCAGCCGGCCCCGGCGGGTCTCAGCCACGGGGGCCCGCGTCCGGCGGGGTCAGCGTCTCGGCGGCGGCGATCGCGTTGAGCACCGCCCGCGCCTTGTTGGTGGCCTCGGTGTATTCGTAGGGGCCGTTGGAGTCGGCCACCACCCCGCCGCCGGCCTGCACGTAGGCGGTGCCGTCGCGCATCAACGCGGTGCGGATGGCGATCGCGAAGTCGGCGTTGCCGGCGAAGTCGAGGTAGCCGACGACGCCGCCGTAGAGGCCGCGGCGCGTCTTTTCCACCTCTTCGATCAGCTCCATCGCGCGCACCTTGGGCGCGCCCGACAGCGTGCCGGCCGGGAAGCAGGCCGTCACCGCGTCCAGCGCGGTGCGGCCCTCGGCGAGCATCCCGGTCACCGTGGATACCAGGTGCATCACGTGGCTGTAGCGCTCGATGTGGCTGTAGTCCTCGACGCGCACGGTGCCCGGCGCGCAGACCCGGCCCAGGTCGTTGCGGCCCAGGTCGACCAGCATCAGGTGCTCGGCGCGTTCCTTGTCGTCGGCGAGCAGTTCCTTTTCCAGCAGCTGGTCCTCTTCATCGGTTTGCCCGCGCCAGCGGGTCCCGGCGATCGGATGCGTCGTCGCCCAGCCGTCGGCGACGGTGACCAACGCTTCGGGGCTGGATCCGACGATCGAAAAGTCCGTTGCCCCAGCATCATTCGGCACGTGCAGCAGGTACATGTACGGGCTGGGATTGGTCGCCCGCAGCATCCGGTACACGTCGATCGGGTCGACGTCGGTGTCCATCTCGAAGCGCTGCGACGGCACCACCTGAAAGGCTTCGCCGGCCGCGATCTGCTCGACAAGGTAGTCGACGATCTTGCCGTATTCCTCGACGGTGCGCTGGGCCCGGTTCCGGGGCTCGGGCCTGCTGAACGTGGCCACCGTCGACGGCAGCGGCTGACCCAGCGCGGCGGTCATCACGTCCAGGCGGGCGACCGCATCGTCGTAGGCCTCGTCGACCCGCTCGTCGGTGCCGTTCCAGTTCACGGCGTTGGCGATCAGCGTGATGGTGCCCTCGTGGTGGTCGACGGCCGCGACGTCGGTGGCCAGCAACAGCAACATGTCCGGCAGGCGAAGGTCGTCGATGGCCAGTGCGGGCAGGCGTTCCAGGCGCCGCACCAGGTCGTAAGCGAAGAAGCCGACCATGCCGCCCGACAGCGGCGGCAGCCCATGCAACGGGCCGGTGGCCAGCAGCCCGAGGGTCGCCCGCAGGGCGTGCAGCGGGTCGCCGCCGGTGGGCGCATCCCACGGCACCGCGCCCAGCCACACCGCCTCGCCGTCGCGCACGGTCAGTGCCGACGGCGCCCCCGCCCCGATGAAGGACCACCGCGACCAGGACCGGCCGTTCTCGGCGGACTCGAGCAGAAACGTGCCCGGCCGGTTGGCCGCGAGCTTGCGGTAAGCCGACAGCGGCGTCTCGCTGTCGGCCAAGACCTTGCGGGTCACCGGAACCACACGGTGCTCCGCCGCCAGCTGGCGGAAGTCCTCCCGTGAGGTGGTGGCGGCGAGGTGGTCATGCACCGAACCATCCTCGCAGACGTGGTGCCTCACTCCGGGGCCAGCGTGAGCGTGCGCAGAATGCCGGGCCGCGCGGCGTGTCGCCGCACCGACACGCACGTTCGCGGGAATCGGCCCCGGCGTAGCCTGGCGGCCATGAAGACTGGTGACACCGTGGCCGACTTCGAACTTCCCGATCAGACGGGAACGTCCCGCAAGCTCAGCGCCCTGCTTGCCGACGGGCCGGTGGTCCTGTTCTTCTACCCGGCGGCGATGACCCCCGGCTGCACCAAGGAGGCCTGTCACTTCCGCGACCTGGCGGCGGAATTCGCCGCGGTCGGCGCCAACCGCGTCGGCATCAGCGCGGACCCCGTGGAGAAGCAGGCCAAGTTCGCCGACCTGCGGAAGTTCGACTACCCGCTGCTGTCGGACACCGAGGGCACCGTCGCCACCCAGTTCGGTGTCAAGCGCGGCCTGCTCGGGAGACTGATGCCGGTCAAGCGCACGACCTTTGTCATCGACACCGATCGCACGGTGCTCGACGTGATCTCCAGCGAATTCAACATGGACACCCACGCCGACAGGGCGTTGGCGACGCTGCGGGCCCGGTCGTCGGCCTAGCCACCGCTCCCCCCGCGGGGCTACCCCTCCGCCCGCGAGCAGACGCAGAATCGCACTGCGCGGCCGCGCATCGTGCGATTCTGCGTCTGCTCGCCACGCCCGTCAGGGGACGATCGCGAGGAACACGTAGGCGGCAAGCAGCACCAGATGCACCTCGCCCTGCAACCGGGTGGCCCGGCCGGGCACCACGGTCAGCATGCTGATCACGACCGTCAGCGCGAACAGCACCAGTTGCGTGGGTTCCAGACCGAGCACCAGCGGCACTTTCAGCCAGGTGCTCGCCAGCGCGATGGCCGGGATGGTCAGGCCAATGCTGGCCATCGCCGACCCGTAGGCCAGGTTCAGGCTGGTCTGGATGCGGCCCCGCCGCGCCGCACGCACCGCCGCGAGCGTCTCGGGCAGCAGCACCAGCGTCGCGATCACCACCCCGACGAAAGTCTGCGGGAAGCCGGCCGCCGTGACCAGACGTTCGACCGCCGGGGATTCCTGTTCGGCCAGACCCACCACGGCAACCAACGCGACGAACAGCAGCGCGAGGCTGACCAGCGCCGACCGGGTGCTCGGGGGATCGGCGTGGCTTTCGTCCTCCGCGAACAGCCGCTTTTGGCCCTTCTGGGCGATCGGCAGAAAAAAATCGCGATGCCGAACGGTCTGGGTGAAGACGAACAGCAGGTACAGCAGCAGCGAGGCGACCGCGGCGAAGGCGAGCTGACCGGGCGAGAACTCCTTGCCGCGGTGGCTGGTGGTGAACGCCGGCAACGCCAGGCTCAGCGTCGCCAGCGTCGTGAGCGTGGCCAGCGCCGCGCCGCTGCCTTCGGCGTTGAACAGCGTCACGCCGTAGCGGCGCGAACCCCACGACAGCGACAGACCCGCGATCCCATTGGTGGTGATCATCAGGGCGGCGAAGGCGGTGTCCCTGGCCAGCGTGGCCGCCTCGTTGCCCCCGGACGCCATCAGCTCGACGATGAGGGCCACCTCGATGACCGTCACCGCGGCCGCCAGCACCAACGACCCGAACGGCTCGCCGACGCGGTGGGCGACCACCTCGGCGTGATGGACCGCGCCCAGCGCCGCGCCGATCAGCACCGCCGCTTCGACCGTGACCAGGACGGGCCCGAGGTGCTCGCCCCACGTCGCCGCCAGCAGGACGACGGCAAGCACCGGCACCACCGCGGTCCAGGACACCCGTTTCACCATCGCCCGCCATTCTCATCGAAGGCATCCCAGCGGCCGCTGTCCGCCGAAACTCGGTTGCCGCAGTGACAGCCTCAGTAGCATGCTCACATGCCGAAAACCGATGCGCGCGCCGAAGGCCCGGGCGAAGGCCTCCGCGAGGGACAGGTGTTCGCCGGGTACACCGTCATTCGGCGCCTGGGAACCGGCGGCATGGGGCAGGTGTATCTGGCCCAGCACCCGCGGCTGCCCCGCCGCGACGCGCTCAAAATCTTGCCCGGCGAGCTCACCGCGAACGACGAATTTCGCCAGCGCTTCAACAGGGAGGCCGATCTGGCCGCGAGCCTGTACCACGAGCACATCGTCGGCATCCACGACCGCGGCGAATACGAAGGGCAACTGTGGATCTCGATGGACTACGTGGAGGGAACCGACGCCGCGAAATTGCTGCGCGACCGGTACCCGTCCGGGATGCCGAAAAGCGATGTCGTCGAGATCATTTCGGCCGTCGCCGACGCGCTCGACTACGCTCATTCGCGCGGACTGCTGCATCGCGACGTCAAGCCGGCCAACATCCTGCTGAGCTCGGTTTCTCAAGCCAGCCCGCGACGACGGATCCTGCTCGCCGACTTCGGCATCGCGCGCGAGCTGGGTGACATCAGCGGGCTCACAGCGACCAACATGCTGGTGGGCACCACCGCGTACTGCGCGCCCGAACAATTGCAGGGTTCGGACATCGACGGGCGCGCCGACCAATACGCGCTCGGCTGCACCGCGTTTGACCTGTTGGCCGGGTCGGCCCCGTTCCGGCACTCCAACCCGGCGGTGGTCATCACCCAGCATCTGTCCGCGCCGCCACCGCACATCAGCGAGCGCCGACCCGAACTGGCCGACCTCGACGGTGCCCTCGCCAAGGCTCTCGCCAAAAAGCCCGACGACCGTTACCCGACGTGCGCGGATTTCGCGGCGGCCCTCGGTGACCAGCTCGACACCGCCGCGTCCGCGGTGGCAGCGGCCCCGACGGAAGTCATCGCGCAGCGCCCGAGCCCACCGCCGGCGCCCACACCGAAAGCGCGCAACGGTTGGCGAGGACCGGCGCTGGCGATCGGGGCGCTGGTCGGCGTCGCCCTGGTCGCGGTGGGCGCCTACGCCGGCGTCCGAATGTTCGGCACCCACACCAATCAGCACAGCGCCGCCGCCGCCCCGTCGCAGTCGGAGGCGCCGCCGCCGCGCAACACCGCCCCACAGCCGTCGGCGCCGGCGATCACGCTGTCCAGTCAGATCACCGACCAATCCGGGGTGCTCGGCCCCCTCGAGTCCGACGCGGTGAACCGCGCGCTCACCAAGCTCAGCAACGGGCGCGGCACCCGACTCTGGGTGGTCTACGTCAAGGACTTCGGCGGCCTCAGGCCGCTCAGGTGGGCCGAGAACACCATGCGCGCCAACAACTTCACCGACAGCGACGCCCTCTTGGCCATCGCCACCGACGAGCCGGCCTTCTCCTTCCGGGTGCCCAACGCGCTGATCACCGGACAGGCCATCGATCTCGAGATCATTCGCCGCGACCGCATCCAGCCGGCCGTGTCCCGCCACGAATGGGCCCGCGCGGCGATAGCCGCGGCCAACGGGCTGGACGTGACCCCCGGTTAGGCTTCGGGTTTCAGCA
It includes:
- a CDS encoding serine/threonine-protein kinase → MPKTDARAEGPGEGLREGQVFAGYTVIRRLGTGGMGQVYLAQHPRLPRRDALKILPGELTANDEFRQRFNREADLAASLYHEHIVGIHDRGEYEGQLWISMDYVEGTDAAKLLRDRYPSGMPKSDVVEIISAVADALDYAHSRGLLHRDVKPANILLSSVSQASPRRRILLADFGIARELGDISGLTATNMLVGTTAYCAPEQLQGSDIDGRADQYALGCTAFDLLAGSAPFRHSNPAVVITQHLSAPPPHISERRPELADLDGALAKALAKKPDDRYPTCADFAAALGDQLDTAASAVAAAPTEVIAQRPSPPPAPTPKARNGWRGPALAIGALVGVALVAVGAYAGVRMFGTHTNQHSAAAAPSQSEAPPPRNTAPQPSAPAITLSSQITDQSGVLGPLESDAVNRALTKLSNGRGTRLWVVYVKDFGGLRPLRWAENTMRANNFTDSDALLAIATDEPAFSFRVPNALITGQAIDLEIIRRDRIQPAVSRHEWARAAIAAANGLDVTPG
- a CDS encoding calcium:proton antiporter, whose amino-acid sequence is MVKRVSWTAVVPVLAVVLLAATWGEHLGPVLVTVEAAVLIGAALGAVHHAEVVAHRVGEPFGSLVLAAAVTVIEVALIVELMASGGNEAATLARDTAFAALMITTNGIAGLSLSWGSRRYGVTLFNAEGSGAALATLTTLATLSLALPAFTTSHRGKEFSPGQLAFAAVASLLLYLLFVFTQTVRHRDFFLPIAQKGQKRLFAEDESHADPPSTRSALVSLALLFVALVAVVGLAEQESPAVERLVTAAGFPQTFVGVVIATLVLLPETLAAVRAARRGRIQTSLNLAYGSAMASIGLTIPAIALASTWLKVPLVLGLEPTQLVLFALTVVISMLTVVPGRATRLQGEVHLVLLAAYVFLAIVP
- a CDS encoding anthranilate synthase component I, producing MHDHLAATTSREDFRQLAAEHRVVPVTRKVLADSETPLSAYRKLAANRPGTFLLESAENGRSWSRWSFIGAGAPSALTVRDGEAVWLGAVPWDAPTGGDPLHALRATLGLLATGPLHGLPPLSGGMVGFFAYDLVRRLERLPALAIDDLRLPDMLLLLATDVAAVDHHEGTITLIANAVNWNGTDERVDEAYDDAVARLDVMTAALGQPLPSTVATFSRPEPRNRAQRTVEEYGKIVDYLVEQIAAGEAFQVVPSQRFEMDTDVDPIDVYRMLRATNPSPYMYLLHVPNDAGATDFSIVGSSPEALVTVADGWATTHPIAGTRWRGQTDEEDQLLEKELLADDKERAEHLMLVDLGRNDLGRVCAPGTVRVEDYSHIERYSHVMHLVSTVTGMLAEGRTALDAVTACFPAGTLSGAPKVRAMELIEEVEKTRRGLYGGVVGYLDFAGNADFAIAIRTALMRDGTAYVQAGGGVVADSNGPYEYTEATNKARAVLNAIAAAETLTPPDAGPRG
- a CDS encoding peroxiredoxin — its product is MKTGDTVADFELPDQTGTSRKLSALLADGPVVLFFYPAAMTPGCTKEACHFRDLAAEFAAVGANRVGISADPVEKQAKFADLRKFDYPLLSDTEGTVATQFGVKRGLLGRLMPVKRTTFVIDTDRTVLDVISSEFNMDTHADRALATLRARSSA
- a CDS encoding TIGR02234 family membrane protein; its protein translation is MAETRRGRLAIRIAQLLLAVAAGALWAASRLPWVVIRSFDGLGQPKEVTLSGASWSTALLPLALLMLAAAVAALAVRGRPLRALAGLLAAASLAVGYLGVSLWVIPDVAMRGADLAHVSVMSLVGTERRYWGAGLAVAASVCTLIAAVLLMRSASDSRSARESATKYAAPATRRSNVLREGADGAMLERPETPEMSERMIWDALDEGRDPTDRPRGSDTEGR